The Oreochromis niloticus isolate F11D_XX linkage group LG15, O_niloticus_UMD_NMBU, whole genome shotgun sequence genome includes a region encoding these proteins:
- the akap12b gene encoding A-kinase anchor protein 12b isoform X3, whose product MLGTITLTVGQPDGVSVGQKEDATETMDTIQDEVTPQVNGEKVDKEAPDANDISAAEEKAPEEQPDDASEVGFKKIFRFVGFKFTLKKDKSEEKDPVKLLTVKDKEGEEGSGTDEPAKEEEEKDKEKAPAVEEKSTAEEKEADAEAAAVEVTTGTEKAETTEATPEGAAAAAEGAAAAEAVDEAVKEEGVEKEGESTSPPQEAAMSPFRKFFSGGLFSNLRKKASIKKPKEEEVNEVATEEETAKTEETVTAVEEKEVKDVTEKETEEEVSEAAVEEKSEPKEEAVVAPQETKSEDHPEPEVTAETPAVAETTNDEVKQEEQKAEPPTGVEEKAPTEVTSEAELLSSQEKAKPQGSPLKKLFTGAGLKKLSTKKPKTKKDTEAKLTESGEQAAEQLQASTEPAEAPKADSGPSSPEESGEHVIAVEVTQNESSQETEGEVGSDGEKKKEGIMAWSSFKKLVTPKKRVKRSSESEDEAAGEKPAKSATLSSSESAALADKSVEEEAKEDKPSEEEPKTETTEKLLSSTEEPKKKMDTSVSWEALMCMGGPKKRGRKTSDSDDDETKIEEETPATAEAEKEGKTETATDTEGEPVSSPEPLPSPPERESTWGTLKRMVMPKNKAKSEEKPDESAEQVQSDSEAPKDESSFSLRKFFPGRKKKKVEKQSSTDQSSGEEDSETPAVVPLSEYDAQVETEPEAEAEPAPVQIKVSSEDRSPSWIPADVEDAADKHDQLSDIPEEAENAATPKSIDTDIAEDDTEDPAMLPKPLGRTGRRLSTAEVKPVDPAPAAATTPVPQTPKSENAEEVIQGVESQISEIPSQTCVAVEDVRLEVAAEKTEPEPPIDNAKATTNTILEPHTHDEAMAICTGLGTKEIAKVALEKPAQPMVETVAVIRDALCSEVSVEELHPPTVEAVFTEDPVLTAQVQQVESTELEVAVESSGSDGIQVASLCQEPEIEKVGVVNTVTEESEVLQPTMVSENSPKTVLVSPIAPTSEAVICAQSVEVSEVTVETKEVEMEMEHFAATEENIPVQEVFQATAAEMSSDICETTKATITEETEPPIPVVLPSEAVPVITDTVVLVAPVSVESEKAAATESGSESKVADVEQFNSQETTKEVAKTAEAAATPIVEPVISSVAKQASEKTEEIKEEAQQVSEIEVQSMAIAQTVIQDAVDKVSEDVPEPKKPPTPSAAIPTPVQAIATTENEIDIAADAPVVTETPVPIVCEKPVTKSPQPLNVAIQVIDAIPIEVTENLEEVEKKPEEGQKQDAEIKVSEETLKTEEAGQVKEESQESEESAQVKEEQSKDQEEVPEKVESQSEETQPEAPSEEKKEKVLEVHMPIQVVLQTAHVVEEPSIEEEAVEEFDSNGPAAQDTSAPPKSSGSEKLPVLEEEPQAINAAEDAAGTSETEKTPSKCAEVMAQVIEVIEEAVKEIEPVSTEITAAS is encoded by the coding sequence TTGGCCAGCCAGATGGGGTGTCTGTGGGTCAGAAGGAGGACGCTACTGAGACCATGGACACCATCCAGGATGAAGTGACCCCTCAAGTAAATGGAGAAAAAGTTGATAAAGAGGCCCCCGATGCAAATGATATTTCAGCTGCTGAGGAGAAGGCTCCGGAGGAACAACCTGATGATGCAAGTGAAGTTGGTTTCAAGAAGATCTTCCGTTTTGTGGGCTTTAAGTTCACCCTCAAGAAGGACAAGAGTGAGGAGAAAGACCCTGTGAAGCTCCTGACAGTCAAAGATAAAGAAGGAGAGGAGGGAAGTGGGACAGATGAGCCTgcgaaggaagaggaggagaaggacaAAGAGAAGGCTCCTGCTGTTGAAGAGAAAAGCACAGCTGAAGAAAAGGAGGCTGATGCAGAGGCAGCTGCTGTCGAGGTCACTACAGGAACTGAGAAAGCTGAAACCACTGAAGCCACGCCtgaaggtgctgctgctgctgctgaaggtgctgctgctgctgaagctgTCGACGAAGCAGTCAAGGAGGAAGGAGTTGAGAAGGAAGGTGAGAGCACTTCACCACCTCAGGAGGCTGCCATGTCCCCTTTCAGGAAGTTCTTCAGTGGAGGTCTTTTCTCTAACCTGCGAAAGAAAGCGAGCATAAAGAAGCCAAAAGAGGAGGAGGTCAACGAGGTGGCTACTGAGGAGGAGACTGCTAAGACAGAGGAAACTGTTACTGCTGTTGAAGAAAAGGAGGTCAAAGATGTGACAGAAAAGGAAACAGAGGAGGAAGTGTCGGAGGCTGCTGTGGAGGAAAAATCTGAGCCCAAGGAAGAGGCAGTGGTTGCCCCACAGGAAACAAAATCAGAAGATCATCCAGAGCCCGAGGTCACAGCTGAAACCCCTGCTGTTGCAGAAACAACTAATGATGAGGTAAAACAAGAAGAGCAAAAAGCTGAACCTCCCACAGGAGTGGAGGAGAAAGCTCCAACTGAGGTGACATCTGAGGCTGAGCTGCTGTCATCTCAGGAGAAGGCAAAGCCTCAAGGAAGCCCCCTGAAAAAGCTCTTCACTGGAGCTGGCCTAAAGAAGCTCTCAACTAAGAAACCGAAAACCAAGAAAGATACTGAGGCCAAGCTCACAGAGTCTGGGGAGCAGGCGGCTGAGCAGCTCCAAGCCTCCACAGAGCCAGCAGAAGCTCCTAAAGCTGATAGTGGGCCCTCATCTCCAGAGGAGTCAGGAGAGCATGTTATTGCTGTGGAGGTGACCCAGAATGAGTCTAGCCAAGAGACTGAAGGTGAAGTTGGATCTGAtggtgaaaagaaaaaggagggcATCATGGCCTGGTCCTCATTCAAGAAACTGGTGACGCCAAAGAAGCGTGTGAAGAGATCATCAGAGAGTGAAGATGAAGCAGCTGGGGAGAAACCAGCCAAGTCGGCCACCCTGTCCTCTTCTGAAAGTGCTGCATTAGCAGATAAGAGTGTTGAGGAAGAAGCTAAAGAAGATAAGCCCTCTGAGGAAGAGCCAAAGACTGAAACCACTGAGAAGCTGCTCAGCAGCACCGAAGAGCCCAAAAAGAAAATGGACACCTCTGTTTCCTGGGAGGCTCTAATGTGTATGGGTGGACCCAAGAAGAGGGGCAGGAAGACCTCTGATTCAGATGATGATGAGACCAAGATTGAAGAGGAAACACCAGCAACAGCAGAAGCAGAAAAGGAGGGTAAAACAGAGACTGCAACTGACACTGAAGGCGAACCAGTTTCTTCACCTGAACCTTTGCCCAGCCCCCCTGAAAGAGAGTCTACCTGGGGTACCCTAAAACGCATGGTTATGCCAAAGAACAAGGCCAAAAGTGAGGAAAAGCCTGACGAGTCTGCAGAGCAAGTCCAGTCTGACAGTGAAGCACCAAAAGATGAGTCATCCTTCTCTCTGAGAAAATTCTTCCCAGGacgcaagaagaagaaggttgAAAAACAATCTTCCACTGACCAGAGCTCAGGAGAGGAGGACTCTGAAACTCCAGCTGTGGTTCCGCTTTCAGAGTACGATGCACAAGTCGAAACTGAACCCGAGGCAGAGGCAGAACCAGCTCCTGTCCAGATTAAGGTGTCATCTGAAGACAGATCCCCTTCGTGGATCCCGGCCGATGTTGAAGACGCTGCTGATAAACACGATCAGCTGAGTGATATCCCAGAGGAAGCAGAGAATGCTGCTACACCAAAGTCTATTGATACTGACATTGCAGAGGATGACACTGAGGACCCAGCCATGCTACCTAAACCCTTGGGACGCACAGGGCGCCGACTCTCCACCGCTGAGGTGAAGCCTGTCGATCCAGCTCCAGCTGCAGCAACCACCCCTGTTCCTCAGACACCCAAGTCGGAGAACGCAGAAGAGGTTATACAAGGTGTTGAGTCCCAAATCAGTGAAATCCCGTCCCAGACATGTGTGGCTGTAGAAGATGTGCGATTGGAGGTAGCTGCTGAAAAGACGGAGCCTGAACCACCGATTGACAATGCTAAGGCCACAACAAATACCATCCTCGAGCCACATACTCACGATGAGGCCATGGCTATCTGCACTGGCCTCGGCACCAAGGAAATCGCCAAAGTAGCTCTGGAGAAGCCCGCACAGCCTATGGTAGAGACTGTGGCGGTGATCCGTGATGCTCTGTGCTCCGAGGTGTCAGTGGAAGAGTTGCATCCACCTACAGTGGAAGCAGTCTTTACAGAAGATCCAGTGTTGACGGCCCAAGTGCAGCAAGTAGAATCCACTGAACTTGAAGTTGCTGTTGAAAGTTCAGGGAGTGATGGAATTCAAGTTGCCAGCTTGTGTCAAGAACCGGAGATTGAGAAGGTTGGAGTTGTGAACACTGTCACAGAGGAGTCTGAGGTCCTTCAGCCCACCATGGTAAGCGAGAACTCCCCTAAAACTGTGCTAGTCAGTCCCATTGCTCCGACCTCCGAAGCGGTTATCTGCGCCCAAAGCGTCGAAGTCTCTGAGGTAACTGTAGAGACCAAGGAAGTGGAAATGGAAATGGAGCACTTTGCTGCCACTGAAGAAAACATCCCTGTACAAGAGGTGTTTCAGGCTACAGCTGCAGAGATGTCATCAGACATATGTGAAACCACAAAGGCCACCATCACAGAAGAGACTGAGCCGCCCATCCCTGTAGTTCTTCCAAGTGAGGCGGTTCCTGTTATCACAGATACAGTCGTCCTTGTGGCTCCAGTCAGTGTGGAATCAGAGAAGGCGGCGGCCACAGAAAGTGGCTCAGAGTCTAAAGTAGCCGATGTTGAGCAGTTCAACTCGCAGGAAACCACGAAGGAGGTTGCAAAGACTGCAGAGGCTGCTGCCACCCCAATAGTAGAGCCAGTGATCAGTTCAGTTGCTAAGCAGGCCAGCGAGAAGACAGAGGAAATCAAGGAGGAAGCCCAACAGGTCAGTGAAATTGAGGTTCAGAGCATGGCGATTGCTCAGACTGTCATTCAGGATGCTGTAGATAAAGTTTCAGAAGATGTACCTGAGCCAAAGAAACCTCCCACTCCATCAGCCGCCATCCCAACACCAGTCCAGGCAATAGCAACAACAGAAAACGAGATCGACATCGCAGCCGACGCACCAGTTGTCACTGAGACCCCTGTTCCCATCGTCTGTGAAAAACCAGTAACAAAGTCACCTCAGCCACTCAATGTTGCCATTCAGGTTATTGATGCTATCCCAATCGAGGTCACTGAGAATCTTGAAGAGGTGGAAAAGAAACCAGAAGAGGGTCAGAAGCAAGATGCAGAGATTAAAGTAAGTGAGGAAACGCTTAAAACAGAAGAAGCAGGACAGGTAAAGGAAGAGAGTCAGGAAAGTGAAGAGTCTGCACAGGTCAAGGAGGAACAGAGCAAAGATCAGGAAGAAGTTCCTGAAAAGGTGGAATCACAATCAGAGGAAACCCAGCCTGAAGCTCCctcagaggaaaagaaagagaaagtgcTTGAAGTCCACATGCCCATCCAGGTGGTCCTGCAGACAGCGCATGTGGTTGAGGAACCATCAATCGAAGAAGAGGCCGTTGAAGAGTTCGACAGCAACGGTCCTGCAGCTCAAGACACCAGCGCACCACCCAAAAGCAGTGGAAGCGAGAAGCTCCCAGTGCTGGAGGAAGAACCTCAAGCGATAAATGCAGCGGAGGACGCAGCTGGCACATCGGAGACCGAGAAAACACCGTCAAAGTGTGCAGAAGTGATGGCGCAGGTGATTGAGGTGATCGAGGAGGCTGTGAAGGAGATCGAGCCTGTGTCCACAGAGATCACAGCAGCATCATGA